A portion of the Homalodisca vitripennis isolate AUS2020 chromosome 2, UT_GWSS_2.1, whole genome shotgun sequence genome contains these proteins:
- the LOC124354188 gene encoding cuticle protein 70, isoforms A and B-like, with the protein MYKLVIFSVLIAACYAGYVPAPVHYAPAPVHYAPAPAPVPVATSYATIHQVHHSVPVPVPVKVPVAVHAPVVAPVVPVVAHAPAPAPYPHYG; encoded by the coding sequence GTTATCTTCAGTGTCCTTATCGCCGCTTGCTATGCCGGCTACGTACCTGCACCTGTGCACTACGCCCCTGCCCCTGTCCACTACGCCCCGGCCCCAGCTCCCGTACCTGTAGCCACGTCCTACGCCACCATCCACCAGGTACACCACAGTGTGCCCGTACCTGTACCTGTCAAGGTGCCCGTGGCTGTTCACGCTCCTGTCGTAGCTCCCGTAGTTCCAGTGGTCGCCCATGCTCCTGCTCCAGCACCTTACCCTCATTATGGTTAG